Proteins encoded in a region of the Wenzhouxiangella sp. XN201 genome:
- a CDS encoding pyridoxal-dependent decarboxylase translates to MNTKRDNRDELVDWLSPLFLGSYAENNELLEKVLVELLRDHVYWRRNIHPEDRPQIPVLAESGPEYRRFVGRMKTELHGLTARLKNSAPFFNPRYIGHMASDLLLPGLIAQLVTTLYNPNHVTDEASPVTLPLELELGRQLATMFGFNTDPKQEPCAWGHATSGGTIANDEALWYFRAVRYWPLAAAAAMREAGFEPGELKHWKGEFTSADDRSLFNLPVDQVVRLRRELFAAIDARLDRRQARRLAGRIEAERVETLGMAEFHARHPDLGTPVVLVPDTAHYSWEKALKLLGLGAANLVTVAINERMRLDAHDLEATLERLSEARRPVLAVVGVLGTTEFGSIDPIHEIVAARQRWRRAGLHFAIHVDAAWGGYLASMFHRSDGTLLDHAEMRRQFHLFPSEPVYKAFAALRHVDSVTVDPHKLGYVPFGCGAYVARNRGMTDFISQKAAYVFDDAESIPDSEYERRFRNLGQYILEGSKPGAAAAGAWLSHRVLPLDADNFGRLCAETVRNCEYFFEHIDQLRDELAGIARVVLPFEPDTNLVCLAINPVGNRSLARMNAFGRRLYERLSVGEEVDIHSREFFGSRTLVHRNTLGEHAAERLMAELDLDPSTFVDDPDDSGEQADSIFLLRHTLMNPWLSGHDEGMNYLDRYCRHLAGLVRQAMNGRPE, encoded by the coding sequence ATGAACACAAAGCGTGACAATCGGGACGAACTGGTCGACTGGCTTAGCCCGCTGTTTCTCGGCTCCTACGCGGAGAACAACGAGCTATTGGAGAAGGTGCTGGTGGAACTGCTGCGCGACCATGTCTACTGGCGCCGCAACATTCACCCCGAGGATCGGCCACAGATCCCGGTGCTGGCCGAATCGGGTCCGGAGTACCGTCGCTTCGTCGGGCGCATGAAGACCGAACTGCACGGATTGACCGCGCGACTGAAGAACTCCGCGCCCTTCTTCAACCCCCGCTACATCGGGCACATGGCCTCCGACCTGCTGCTGCCGGGCCTGATCGCGCAGCTGGTGACCACGCTCTACAACCCCAATCACGTCACCGACGAGGCCTCGCCGGTCACGCTGCCGTTGGAACTGGAACTGGGCCGGCAACTGGCCACCATGTTCGGCTTCAATACCGATCCGAAGCAGGAGCCTTGCGCCTGGGGACACGCCACCTCCGGTGGCACGATCGCCAACGACGAGGCGCTGTGGTATTTCCGCGCGGTGCGTTACTGGCCGCTGGCGGCCGCCGCGGCGATGCGCGAGGCCGGCTTCGAGCCCGGCGAACTGAAGCACTGGAAGGGCGAGTTCACATCGGCCGACGACCGATCACTTTTCAACCTCCCGGTCGACCAGGTCGTTCGCCTGCGTCGCGAACTGTTTGCCGCGATCGATGCCCGACTCGATCGTCGCCAGGCCCGCCGCCTTGCCGGGCGCATCGAGGCCGAACGCGTCGAGACCCTGGGCATGGCCGAATTCCATGCTCGCCACCCGGACCTGGGCACGCCCGTGGTGCTGGTGCCCGATACCGCCCATTACTCCTGGGAAAAGGCGCTCAAGCTGCTCGGCCTCGGGGCGGCCAACCTGGTGACGGTGGCGATCAACGAACGCATGCGTCTGGATGCGCACGATCTGGAGGCCACGCTGGAGCGCCTGTCCGAAGCGCGGCGTCCGGTTCTGGCGGTGGTGGGCGTACTCGGAACGACCGAGTTCGGGTCGATCGATCCGATCCACGAAATCGTCGCCGCGCGCCAGCGCTGGCGCAGAGCAGGCCTGCACTTCGCCATCCACGTCGACGCCGCCTGGGGTGGCTACCTCGCCAGCATGTTTCACCGGTCCGACGGCACCCTGCTCGACCACGCCGAAATGCGGCGGCAATTTCACCTGTTTCCTTCCGAGCCGGTCTACAAGGCCTTTGCCGCGCTTCGACACGTCGATTCGGTCACCGTCGACCCGCACAAGCTCGGCTACGTGCCCTTCGGCTGCGGCGCTTACGTGGCCCGCAACCGCGGCATGACCGACTTCATCAGCCAGAAGGCCGCCTACGTCTTCGACGATGCCGAATCGATTCCCGACTCCGAGTACGAGCGCCGCTTCCGCAACCTCGGCCAGTACATCCTTGAAGGATCCAAGCCCGGCGCCGCGGCCGCCGGGGCCTGGCTGAGCCATCGCGTTCTGCCGCTCGATGCCGACAACTTCGGCCGCCTCTGTGCGGAGACTGTCCGCAACTGCGAGTACTTCTTCGAGCACATCGACCAGCTGCGCGACGAGCTTGCCGGTATCGCTCGCGTCGTGCTGCCCTTCGAGCCCGATACCAACCTGGTCTGCCTGGCGATCAATCCGGTCGGCAATCGCTCGCTGGCAAGAATGAACGCCTTCGGCCGACGCCTCTACGAGCGCCTGAGCGTGGGCGAGGAAGTCGACATCCACTCGCGCGAGTTCTTCGGCTCGCGCACCCTGGTCCATCGGAATACCCTGGGCGAGCACGCCGCTGAGCGGCTGATGGCCGAACTCGACCTCGATCCGTCCACCTTCGTCGACGACCCGGATGATTCCGGCGAACAGGCCGACAGCATCTTTCTGCTGCGCCACACCCTGATGAATCCCTGGTTGTCCGGTCACGATGAAGGCATGAACTACCTCGATCGCTATTGCCGCCACCTGGCCGGGCTGGTGCGCCAGGCCATGAACGGTCGGCCCGAATGA
- a CDS encoding zinc-finger domain-containing protein — MVAKRKEGKLKAACQQDEYEVDWEDLPLSCPTAGMKIWNAHPRVYVPVHRSGREMCEYCGAVFVLRDPDPDQPMPRFDNTEIEDAFRHAQERVRDQS; from the coding sequence ATGGTTGCCAAGCGCAAGGAAGGCAAACTGAAGGCCGCCTGCCAGCAGGACGAGTACGAGGTTGACTGGGAAGATCTGCCACTTTCGTGCCCGACCGCGGGAATGAAGATCTGGAACGCCCACCCGCGTGTCTACGTGCCGGTTCACCGATCCGGTCGCGAAATGTGCGAGTACTGCGGCGCAGTGTTCGTGCTGCGCGATCCCGATCCCGACCAGCCCATGCCGAGGTTCGACAACACGGAGATCGAAGATGCCTTTCGCCATGCGCAGGAGCGCGTGCGCGATCAGTCCTGA
- a CDS encoding NnrS family protein, whose protein sequence is MADSSHVQPGQAARPARAITEVRFFPLAALYGALSVPAFVLGWTGLLPTLPGLRTPAGHAHELLFGYALAVVAGFLINRASAPRLALMMALWLGARLAFLFFPGSLAAIAFNVGFAGLVAATAAPRFMKAAKKWRNRLTGPLVLAICAAAAGFQLLTFHAGGFGSYVLLGEAVVLFAMLMLFFGGRLIAPAAAGAIERSGGSMEARVQPRIEGAILLAMIGAAVTGILPMLAPLQGLLLMLAGTLALVRLARWRLWQCWRRIDLIGLGIGYVWLGAGLILLGAGRGFAIGLPPGVATHAITVGALGTLTTGIMLRTRLLRLRIPLEQFGRSFAAMTALVSLAALSRLVGGASDGGLLLAAAAWSSALLLLFALLLRFRQPRQPG, encoded by the coding sequence ATGGCAGATTCCTCGCATGTCCAGCCCGGCCAGGCCGCAAGACCCGCCCGGGCAATAACCGAGGTCCGGTTCTTTCCCCTGGCGGCACTCTACGGAGCGCTCAGCGTTCCGGCGTTCGTGCTCGGCTGGACCGGCTTGCTGCCGACTCTGCCCGGCCTGCGCACGCCCGCCGGCCACGCTCACGAACTGCTGTTCGGCTACGCGCTGGCGGTCGTTGCGGGATTCCTGATCAACCGGGCGTCTGCACCGCGGCTTGCCCTGATGATGGCCCTCTGGCTGGGCGCACGCCTGGCTTTCCTGTTCTTTCCCGGCAGTCTGGCCGCGATTGCGTTCAACGTCGGCTTTGCCGGCCTGGTGGCGGCGACCGCCGCGCCACGCTTCATGAAGGCGGCCAAGAAGTGGCGCAACCGTCTCACCGGCCCGCTGGTTCTGGCGATCTGCGCGGCGGCGGCCGGCTTTCAGTTGCTGACTTTTCACGCCGGTGGGTTCGGGAGCTACGTGCTGCTGGGCGAGGCGGTGGTGCTGTTCGCCATGCTGATGCTTTTCTTCGGAGGCCGATTGATCGCCCCGGCTGCCGCGGGGGCCATCGAACGCAGCGGCGGCAGCATGGAGGCGCGCGTGCAGCCGCGCATCGAGGGCGCCATCCTGCTGGCGATGATCGGCGCCGCCGTGACCGGAATCCTGCCGATGCTCGCCCCCCTGCAAGGCTTGCTGCTGATGCTCGCCGGCACGCTGGCCCTCGTGCGCCTGGCTCGCTGGCGCTTATGGCAATGCTGGCGGCGGATCGACCTGATCGGCCTGGGCATCGGCTACGTCTGGCTGGGGGCGGGGCTGATACTGCTCGGTGCCGGGCGCGGTTTCGCAATCGGACTGCCGCCCGGCGTGGCGACCCATGCCATCACGGTCGGCGCCCTCGGCACCCTGACGACCGGCATCATGCTGCGCACGCGCCTGCTGCGCCTGCGCATTCCGCTCGAACAGTTCGGCAGATCCTTTGCCGCCATGACCGCGCTGGTCTCGCTGGCCGCGTTGTCGCGCCTGGTCGGTGGCGCCAGTGACGGCGGCCTGCTGCTGGCGGCAGCCGCCTGGTCTTCTGCGCTGCTGCTGCTCTTCGCCCTGTTGCTGCGCTTTCGTCAGCCGCGCCAGCCCGGGTGA
- a CDS encoding META domain-containing protein produces the protein MIQYRLPTISLLTGMLAACSWTVDMREGQGGPAETRADSNEEILVSGQLSYPERIALPSDGQMLVVIQAVDEAGPLPIAGYRMALDGSQVPLPFALGFRPETGRPVVHELIAQVRHDDRLLRQTDPVLLGTDPASIELGRIHLKAVEAADFGRAWRCGSHRVRFDRLGTRPRLAIDGRIFDLEQVPAASGVRHQVPGNAGIGVHEKGDDFLVIHNGARLPECREAAAPEVPLTALGHEPAWQLQIDETRLRLTTDYGESVIEMPRLYTGRRGWTTRYRGADAAGGLIATLRERVCRDSATGMPHPFEAEVLTGLETFTGCGGNPAELLTGGRWRIKHIDEVPVETKAELFFEFTDDGQVRGRAGCNQFTADYRLTGERLAIEDPARTLMACSDALMALEQRILERLATVDRFEINERGGLGLIGRNGRIDAVRPAP, from the coding sequence ATGATCCAGTACCGCCTGCCGACGATTTCGCTTTTGACCGGGATGCTTGCCGCCTGCAGCTGGACGGTCGATATGCGAGAAGGCCAGGGCGGCCCGGCGGAAACGCGCGCCGACAGCAACGAAGAAATTCTGGTCAGCGGGCAGCTCTCCTATCCCGAGCGCATCGCCCTGCCCTCGGACGGGCAGATGCTGGTCGTGATCCAGGCTGTCGATGAGGCAGGCCCGCTGCCGATCGCCGGCTACCGCATGGCCCTCGACGGCAGCCAGGTGCCGCTGCCCTTCGCCCTGGGTTTCCGACCCGAAACCGGTCGGCCGGTCGTGCACGAGTTGATCGCGCAGGTCCGGCATGACGACCGCCTGCTCAGACAAACCGACCCGGTGTTGCTCGGCACCGATCCCGCCAGCATCGAGCTCGGCCGGATTCACCTCAAGGCGGTCGAGGCGGCCGACTTCGGCCGGGCCTGGCGCTGCGGTTCGCATCGGGTGCGTTTCGACCGGCTCGGCACGCGGCCGCGCCTGGCCATCGATGGGCGGATCTTCGACCTCGAACAGGTGCCGGCTGCCTCCGGCGTACGCCACCAGGTTCCCGGCAATGCCGGCATCGGTGTGCACGAGAAAGGCGATGATTTCCTGGTCATTCACAACGGTGCGAGGCTGCCCGAGTGTCGAGAGGCGGCGGCCCCCGAGGTACCGCTGACCGCGCTCGGCCACGAGCCGGCCTGGCAGTTGCAAATCGACGAGACCCGTCTGCGACTGACCACGGATTACGGCGAATCCGTCATCGAGATGCCGCGCCTGTATACCGGACGCCGGGGCTGGACGACGCGCTACCGTGGTGCCGACGCCGCGGGCGGACTGATCGCCACCTTGCGCGAACGCGTCTGCCGCGATTCGGCGACCGGCATGCCGCATCCCTTCGAGGCCGAAGTGCTGACCGGCCTCGAGACCTTCACGGGTTGCGGCGGCAATCCGGCCGAGCTGCTCACCGGCGGCCGATGGCGCATCAAGCACATCGACGAGGTGCCGGTCGAAACCAAAGCCGAACTGTTTTTCGAATTCACCGATGACGGACAGGTCCGGGGCCGGGCCGGCTGCAATCAGTTCACCGCTGACTACCGCCTGACTGGTGAGCGTCTCGCCATCGAAGATCCGGCCCGCACGCTGATGGCCTGCAGCGATGCCCTTATGGCCCTCGAACAGCGCATTCTCGAGCGCCTGGCGACGGTGGATCGCTTCGAGATCAACGAGCGCGGCGGCCTCGGGCTGATCGGGCGAAATGGCCGCATCGATGCGGTTCGACCAGCGCCCTGA
- a CDS encoding Crp/Fnr family transcriptional regulator, translated as MNNIRQPTRDELQQFPLLSGLDETESRRVLNKARVVTVARGEHLFHHGDPARRIWLCRTGQLKLFRLSDSGQEKIIAIINPGRSFAEATLFMPARVYPVHCAALKPSELVGFDADDLVETLHNDPEACFRLLGTLSVRMHEKINQIDSLALQNAHLRVAHYLLEEYRRLQAPKTFRLEASKKHIAGLLAVQPETLSRSLTALQREGALDMDARYITISDPEKLEQIARSGFSAPH; from the coding sequence ATGAACAACATCCGCCAGCCGACCCGGGATGAACTGCAGCAATTTCCGTTGCTGTCGGGCCTCGACGAGACCGAATCACGGCGCGTTCTGAACAAGGCACGCGTGGTCACGGTGGCCCGCGGGGAGCACCTGTTCCACCACGGCGACCCGGCTCGGCGCATCTGGCTGTGCCGGACCGGTCAGCTCAAGCTCTTCCGCCTGTCCGACTCGGGCCAGGAGAAGATCATCGCCATCATCAACCCGGGGCGCAGTTTCGCCGAAGCGACGCTGTTCATGCCCGCTCGAGTCTACCCGGTCCACTGTGCGGCACTGAAACCGAGCGAGCTGGTCGGTTTCGATGCCGACGACCTGGTCGAGACCCTGCACAACGACCCCGAAGCCTGCTTCCGCCTGCTCGGTACGCTGAGCGTGCGCATGCACGAAAAGATCAACCAGATCGATTCGCTCGCCCTGCAGAACGCGCACCTGCGCGTGGCGCACTATTTGCTCGAGGAATACCGGCGTCTCCAGGCGCCGAAGACCTTCCGCCTGGAGGCGAGCAAGAAGCACATCGCCGGCCTGCTGGCCGTCCAGCCGGAAACGCTGTCGCGCAGTCTCACCGCCCTGCAGCGCGAGGGAGCACTCGACATGGATGCACGCTACATCACCATCAGCGACCCGGAAAAGCTCGAGCAGATCGCACGCAGCGGCTTCTCGGCACCGCACTGA
- the ilvA gene encoding threonine ammonia-lyase, giving the protein MAVELDLEDLIAARERIRDQVEATPLVHSEALSSRLGAELRLKQENLQLTGSFKFRGASHKLARLDTGGERPAGVVAASAGNHAQAVARAARSRAIPATVVMPETAPMTKVAACRSLGARIEQVGTTLEEATERAHGLAEVQGLAFISPYDDWDIIAGQASCGLEMLEAMPEMTTAVVCLGGGGLLSGIALALKLQRPDIRLIGVQADAVAPWRHYLDDGEFDAIQPGSRTIADGISVKAPGKLTRQVIGEYVDEIVTVDDNAIARAIVTLLETTRTIGEGAGVVGLAALLEGRIAVSQDERVACVISGGNIDMSLVGRSIDYGLSASGRLMSIAVTLPDSPGSLSKLLSRVAELAMNVREVRHRRGEVHVPVGLTEITLELETRDADHQQQLLQALREQGLSVRVLAA; this is encoded by the coding sequence ATGGCCGTCGAACTCGACCTTGAAGACCTGATCGCGGCGCGCGAGCGCATTCGCGACCAGGTCGAAGCGACACCGCTGGTGCACAGCGAAGCCCTTTCCTCGCGCCTGGGCGCCGAGCTGCGGCTCAAGCAGGAAAACCTGCAGCTCACCGGTTCGTTCAAGTTCCGCGGCGCCAGCCACAAGCTGGCCCGACTCGATACAGGCGGTGAACGCCCCGCTGGCGTGGTGGCGGCTTCGGCGGGTAACCATGCCCAGGCCGTGGCGCGGGCCGCGCGCAGCCGCGCAATTCCGGCCACCGTGGTCATGCCCGAGACCGCGCCGATGACCAAGGTGGCCGCCTGCCGCTCGCTGGGTGCGCGCATCGAGCAGGTCGGCACCACGCTGGAAGAAGCCACCGAGCGCGCACACGGGCTGGCCGAAGTACAGGGGCTGGCCTTTATATCGCCCTACGACGATTGGGACATCATCGCCGGCCAGGCGAGCTGCGGCCTGGAAATGCTCGAGGCCATGCCGGAGATGACGACGGCGGTCGTGTGCCTGGGCGGCGGCGGGCTGCTGTCGGGCATCGCCCTGGCGCTCAAGCTGCAGCGCCCGGACATTCGTCTTATCGGTGTACAGGCCGACGCGGTCGCACCCTGGCGGCACTATCTCGACGACGGCGAATTCGATGCAATCCAGCCGGGTTCGCGCACCATCGCCGACGGCATCAGCGTCAAGGCGCCGGGTAAGCTCACGCGCCAGGTGATCGGCGAGTATGTCGACGAGATCGTGACCGTCGACGACAACGCCATCGCCCGGGCCATCGTCACCCTGCTGGAAACGACCCGAACCATTGGCGAGGGTGCCGGCGTGGTCGGTCTGGCCGCCCTGCTCGAGGGCCGGATTGCGGTGAGTCAGGACGAGCGCGTCGCCTGTGTAATCTCCGGCGGCAATATCGACATGTCCCTGGTCGGACGCTCGATCGACTACGGTCTGAGTGCCAGCGGTCGACTCATGAGTATCGCCGTGACCCTGCCGGACAGCCCCGGCAGCCTGTCCAAGCTGCTCTCGCGAGTGGCCGAACTGGCCATGAACGTGCGTGAAGTGCGCCACCGCCGCGGCGAGGTTCACGTGCCGGTCGGTCTGACCGAGATCACCCTCGAGCTGGAGACCCGTGATGCCGACCATCAGCAGCAGTTGCTGCAAGCTTTGCGAGAACAGGGCCTGAGCGTTCGTGTTCTGGCTGCATGA
- a CDS encoding FAD-binding oxidoreductase, producing MSDAFGTHFLERLQRLLGPGGVITELDEMARHVEEPRRRYHRRPLAVVRPASTQQVAAVVAHCREAGVAIVPQGGNTGLVGGQSVGGSGREVILSLERMREIRDIDAEGASLVVEAGCTLARVQEAAASAGLLFPMSLASEGTATIGGNIATNAGGHLTVRYGNMRQQVLGLEVVLADGRILDGLTVLRKDNSGYDLNQLFIGSEGTLGIITAASLQMVSAPRQSLTGLIAIDSLEHAVVLLRLLRHQLGETISALELMPRLALDFVLEYLPDVHDPLVRPHPWYLLLQADTALAGDWLQGACVKALERGSDEGVTTDAIVAGSDAQAQLLWRLRESISPAQKMGGASLKHDISVPVAAIPEFVETTSRALADTVPGIRPCVFGHVGDGNLHFNLSQPEDMTAEAFHAFEADCNRIVFDQVVRFRGSIAAEHGIGQLRAAELAARADSVRLDTMARLKSCLDPDELLNPGKVLIGKMPP from the coding sequence ATGAGCGATGCCTTCGGCACCCATTTCCTCGAACGGTTGCAGCGCCTGCTCGGTCCCGGCGGTGTCATCACCGAACTCGACGAGATGGCGCGCCACGTCGAGGAACCGCGCCGGCGCTATCACCGGCGCCCTCTGGCGGTGGTGCGTCCGGCCAGCACCCAGCAGGTGGCGGCGGTGGTTGCCCACTGCCGCGAGGCCGGTGTGGCGATTGTGCCCCAGGGTGGCAATACCGGCCTTGTGGGCGGACAGTCCGTGGGCGGTAGCGGGCGTGAAGTGATCCTGAGTCTCGAGCGCATGCGCGAGATTCGCGACATCGACGCCGAGGGTGCCAGCCTGGTGGTCGAAGCCGGCTGCACCCTTGCGCGTGTCCAGGAGGCTGCCGCCAGCGCTGGACTGCTGTTTCCGATGAGCCTGGCCTCGGAGGGCACGGCGACCATCGGCGGCAACATCGCCACCAATGCCGGTGGCCACCTGACCGTGCGCTACGGCAACATGCGCCAGCAGGTGCTGGGCTTGGAGGTGGTGCTGGCCGACGGTCGCATCCTCGATGGCCTGACCGTGCTCCGCAAGGACAACAGCGGCTATGACCTCAATCAGCTGTTCATCGGTTCGGAAGGCACCCTGGGCATCATCACCGCGGCTTCCCTGCAGATGGTCTCGGCGCCGCGTCAGAGTCTGACCGGGCTGATCGCGATCGACAGTCTCGAGCACGCCGTGGTGTTGCTGCGCCTGCTACGGCACCAGCTCGGCGAGACGATCTCGGCGCTGGAGCTGATGCCCAGGCTGGCGCTCGATTTCGTGCTCGAATACCTGCCCGACGTACATGACCCGCTGGTCCGGCCCCACCCCTGGTACCTGCTGCTGCAGGCCGACACGGCCCTCGCCGGCGACTGGCTGCAGGGCGCCTGTGTCAAGGCCCTCGAGCGCGGCAGCGACGAGGGGGTGACCACCGATGCCATCGTCGCCGGCAGCGATGCACAAGCGCAGTTGTTGTGGCGCCTGCGTGAGTCGATCTCGCCGGCCCAGAAAATGGGCGGCGCGAGCCTCAAGCACGATATCTCCGTCCCCGTTGCGGCCATTCCGGAGTTTGTCGAGACGACCAGTCGCGCCCTGGCCGATACCGTGCCGGGGATTCGCCCCTGTGTATTCGGTCACGTCGGCGACGGCAACCTGCACTTCAATCTGAGCCAGCCCGAGGACATGACGGCCGAAGCCTTTCACGCCTTTGAGGCCGACTGCAATCGCATCGTCTTCGACCAGGTGGTGCGCTTTCGCGGTTCGATCGCTGCCGAACACGGCATCGGCCAGCTGCGCGCCGCCGAACTGGCCGCGCGCGCCGACAGCGTCCGTCTCGATACCATGGCGCGACTGAAAAGCTGTCTCGATCCCGACGAACTGCTCAACCCGGGCAAGGTTCTGATCGGTAAGATGCCGCCATGA
- a CDS encoding DUF488 domain-containing protein, with translation MTSPRIRLRRIYDDPAKDEGRRVLVDRIWPRGISRDEAGLDRWFKELAPSTELRKWFGHDPKLWAAFKQKYRKELKDQDKREKLEELAELAASGPVTLLFGAKDTEHNQAVVLREALEEMIQD, from the coding sequence ATGACGAGCCCGAGAATTCGCCTGCGACGAATCTACGATGACCCCGCGAAGGATGAAGGCAGGCGTGTGCTGGTCGACCGCATCTGGCCGCGTGGGATTTCCAGGGACGAGGCCGGGCTCGATCGCTGGTTCAAGGAATTGGCACCTTCGACCGAATTGAGAAAGTGGTTCGGGCACGACCCGAAACTATGGGCCGCGTTCAAGCAGAAATACCGCAAGGAACTCAAGGACCAGGACAAGCGCGAAAAACTCGAGGAGCTGGCTGAACTGGCTGCCTCGGGACCGGTCACGCTGCTGTTCGGTGCCAAGGATACGGAGCATAACCAGGCGGTTGTGCTCCGCGAAGCGCTCGAGGAAATGATTCAGGACTGA
- a CDS encoding NAD(P)H-dependent oxidoreductase, with protein sequence MSRRILILQGHPDAHATHFGHALAAAYRRGAESAGFSVEEIRLSELDYPMLASEKEWTEGELPPSLRPAQEAIDRADHLVLIFPLWLGTMPAKVKAFLEQVLRPGFAFSADARDGIGERHLKGKSARVVITMGMPGLVYRWYFRAHGFRNLERNILKFCGIRPVRHCFVGLVAGKDDRRRRRWLARLERLGRAAR encoded by the coding sequence ATGAGCCGTCGTATCCTCATCCTTCAGGGGCATCCCGATGCGCATGCCACACACTTCGGCCACGCCCTGGCCGCGGCCTATCGGCGCGGGGCCGAGTCTGCCGGTTTCAGCGTGGAAGAGATCCGGCTGTCCGAGCTCGACTACCCCATGCTGGCCAGCGAAAAGGAATGGACCGAGGGCGAACTGCCGCCATCGCTACGCCCGGCCCAGGAAGCGATCGACCGGGCCGATCACCTGGTGCTGATCTTTCCCCTCTGGCTCGGCACCATGCCGGCCAAGGTCAAGGCCTTTCTGGAACAGGTGCTGCGACCGGGCTTCGCCTTCAGCGCGGACGCGCGTGACGGTATCGGCGAGCGTCATCTCAAGGGCAAGTCGGCGCGCGTCGTGATCACCATGGGCATGCCCGGGCTGGTCTATCGCTGGTATTTCCGTGCGCACGGCTTCCGCAACCTGGAGCGCAACATCCTCAAGTTCTGCGGCATCCGGCCGGTGCGTCACTGTTTTGTCGGCCTGGTCGCCGGCAAGGACGATCGTCGCCGCCGACGCTGGCTTGCCCGGCTGGAGCGCCTGGGTCGTGCTGCCCGCTGA
- a CDS encoding COX15/CtaA family protein, whose translation MNLIERHHQRRIGIWLLICCFVLFSLVMLGGATRLTGSGLSMVEWEPVTGVIPPMSEARWMREFEAYRASPEYQKVNRGMSLDAFKVIYWFEFGHRLLARSLGLVFALPLAWFWWRGWIPGRLRWPLLGIFGLGALQGWMGWYMVQSGLVDIPRVSPYRLAAHLSLALIIFAFMFRLALGLLMPAEHRPHPMRRWTITLLAMTGLTIFVGAFVAGLRAGFVYNDFPLMAGQWIPDGFLGLAPLWRNFFENPATVQFMHRILALTTLALAIVAWWRQRSHSLDVGARRAFDILLTIVAAQAALGIATLMLYVPVVLGTLHQGLAVLVLGAVIAADYRVSHAPGDTPHSGRLAPAPA comes from the coding sequence ATGAATCTGATCGAACGACATCATCAGCGGCGCATCGGCATCTGGTTGCTGATCTGCTGCTTCGTGCTCTTCTCGCTCGTGATGCTGGGCGGCGCCACCCGGCTGACCGGCTCGGGCCTGTCCATGGTCGAGTGGGAGCCGGTCACCGGCGTGATTCCACCGATGAGCGAAGCACGCTGGATGCGTGAATTCGAAGCCTACCGGGCCAGCCCCGAGTACCAGAAGGTCAACCGCGGCATGTCGCTCGACGCCTTCAAGGTGATCTACTGGTTCGAATTCGGGCATCGCCTGCTGGCGCGCTCGCTCGGCCTGGTCTTCGCCCTGCCACTGGCCTGGTTCTGGTGGCGTGGCTGGATCCCCGGGCGGCTGCGCTGGCCCCTGCTGGGCATCTTCGGCCTGGGGGCCCTGCAAGGCTGGATGGGCTGGTATATGGTCCAGAGCGGCCTGGTCGACATTCCGCGCGTGAGTCCCTACCGCCTGGCCGCGCACCTGAGCCTGGCGTTGATCATCTTCGCCTTCATGTTCCGGCTCGCCCTGGGCCTGCTGATGCCGGCCGAGCACCGGCCGCATCCGATGCGGCGCTGGACGATCACGTTGCTGGCCATGACCGGCCTGACCATCTTCGTCGGCGCCTTCGTCGCGGGATTGCGTGCCGGCTTCGTCTACAACGATTTTCCGTTGATGGCCGGGCAGTGGATTCCCGACGGCTTCCTCGGCCTGGCGCCGTTGTGGCGCAATTTCTTCGAGAACCCCGCCACGGTGCAGTTCATGCATCGCATACTGGCCCTGACCACCCTGGCCCTGGCGATTGTCGCGTGGTGGCGGCAGCGAAGCCATTCACTGGATGTCGGCGCCCGCCGCGCCTTCGACATCCTGCTGACCATCGTTGCCGCGCAGGCGGCACTGGGCATTGCCACCCTGATGCTCTACGTCCCGGTGGTGCTCGGCACCCTGCACCAGGGTCTGGCCGTGTTGGTGCTGGGGGCGGTAATCGCTGCCGATTACCGGGTCAGCCATGCGCCTGGAGACACGCCCCATAGCGGGCGCCTCGCGCCGGCACCCGCCTGA